One genomic segment of Stigmatopora argus isolate UIUO_Sarg chromosome 1, RoL_Sarg_1.0, whole genome shotgun sequence includes these proteins:
- the pdpn gene encoding podoplanin isoform X2: MNVQLLLLLAFCAFTHAIPTALLPTDYDVAATDSTAATVANQELDVITGPPSTHPMTAEQDVVAVTTAVPFPLTTADTEEPEVGAETLAPVVTDAPEPLITDPPAVETAPTATPEEAEVIPQWTEAVKADTHDEVVVEDDVEESLSSGQVVGIVIGALLAVIIVIAVVIAAVRRMGKYSP, encoded by the exons ATGAATGTTCAGCTGCTGCTCCTGTTGGCCTTCTGTGCCTTCACACATGCAA TCCCCACAGCCCTTCTTCCTACAGACTATGATGTTGCAGCTACTGACTCCACAGCAGCCACAGTGGCCAACCAAGAGCTTGACGTGATCACCGGACCGCCATCAACCCATCCAATGACAGCTGAACAAGATGTAGTGGCTGTTACCACTGCGGTGCCCTTTCCTCTGACGACGGCTGATACTGAGGAGCCTGAAGTAGGGGCCGAAACTCTTGCTCCAGTTGTTACTGATGCTCCAGAACCCCTTATCACTGACCCCCCTGCTGTGGAGACCGCTCCCACGGCAACCCCTGAAGAGGCTGAGGTCATCCCTCAGTGGACAGAGGCTGTAAAGGCCGACACGCACGATGAGGTAGTCGTTGAAGACGACGTAGAGG AAAGCCTTAGCTCGGGCCAGGTCGTGGGAATCGTGATTGGCGCACTGTTGGCGGTGATTATCGTCATTGCTGTGGTGATTGCTGCCGTGAGGAGGATGGGAAAATACTC cccctga
- the pdpn gene encoding podoplanin isoform X1: MNVQLLLLLAFCAFTHAIPTALLPTDYDVAATDSTAATVANQELDVITGPPSTHPMTAEQDVVAVTTAVPFPLTTADTEEPEVGAETLAPVVTDAPEPLITDPPAVETAPTATPEEAEVIPQWTEAVKADTHDEVVVEDDVEESLSSGQVVGIVIGALLAVIIVIAVVIAAVRRMGKYSSARSKKTTKKESVMASMIRILSPLKKKKTMGAKQREPSKFWKV; the protein is encoded by the exons ATGAATGTTCAGCTGCTGCTCCTGTTGGCCTTCTGTGCCTTCACACATGCAA TCCCCACAGCCCTTCTTCCTACAGACTATGATGTTGCAGCTACTGACTCCACAGCAGCCACAGTGGCCAACCAAGAGCTTGACGTGATCACCGGACCGCCATCAACCCATCCAATGACAGCTGAACAAGATGTAGTGGCTGTTACCACTGCGGTGCCCTTTCCTCTGACGACGGCTGATACTGAGGAGCCTGAAGTAGGGGCCGAAACTCTTGCTCCAGTTGTTACTGATGCTCCAGAACCCCTTATCACTGACCCCCCTGCTGTGGAGACCGCTCCCACGGCAACCCCTGAAGAGGCTGAGGTCATCCCTCAGTGGACAGAGGCTGTAAAGGCCGACACGCACGATGAGGTAGTCGTTGAAGACGACGTAGAGG AAAGCCTTAGCTCGGGCCAGGTCGTGGGAATCGTGATTGGCGCACTGTTGGCGGTGATTATCGTCATTGCTGTGGTGATTGCTGCCGTGAGGAGGATGGGAAAATACTC GTCGGCCAGAagcaaaaagacaacaaaaaaagagagtGTAATGGCTTCTATGATACGGATACTTTCA cccctgaagaagaagaagaccatGGGCGCCAAGCAGCGGGAGCCCTCTAAGTTCTGGAAAGTCTGA